A window of the Phaseolus vulgaris cultivar G19833 chromosome 5, P. vulgaris v2.0, whole genome shotgun sequence genome harbors these coding sequences:
- the LOC137834772 gene encoding protein TEEBE, translating to MAPTLSSLLLLALLCAASAFAALEPRVPEAYLQNGNFEEQPNPKYLKKTKLVGKFALPKWEISGLIEYVSGGPQPGGMFFPVTHGIHAVRLGNEASISQTIKVKQGQLYALILGASRTCAQDEVLRISVPPQTGDVPLQTLYNLNGDVIAWGFKATSNVVKVTFHNPGVQEDPACGPLLDAIAIREFYPPMPTRVNLVKNPGFEEGPFPIFNSTNGVLLPPQQQDGFSPLPGWIIESLKAVKFIDSKHFNVPFGLGAVELVAGRESAIAQVIRTDTNKVYNITFSVGDAKNGCNGSMMVEAFAAKDTFKVPFKSEGKGTFRTVSFKFKAIAKRTRLTFYSSFYHTRSDDYGSLCGPVIDQVIVFPVA from the exons ATGGCACCTACTCTCTCTTCACTGCTCCTTTTGGCTTTGCTATGTGCTGCTTCGGCTTTTGCTGCCCTTGAGCCCAGAGTACCAGAAG CTTACCTTCAAAATGGGAACTTTGAGGAGCAGCCGAACCCCAAAtacctgaagaaaacaaagctGGTTGGGAAATTTGCTTTGCCCAAATGGGAGATCAGTGGTCTGATTGAGTATGTCTCTGGGGGACCCCAACCTGGTGGCATGTTCTTCCCAGTTACTCATGGAATTCATGCTGTGAGACTTGGTAATGAGGCCTCGATCTCCCAAACTATCAAGGTCAAACAGGGTCAACTCTATGCTCTAATTCTTGGGGCCTCAAGGACTTGTGCACAAGATGAAGTATTGCGAATCTCTGTGCCTCCACAGACTGGTGATGTTCCGTTGCAGACCCTTTATAACCTCAATGGTGATGTTATTGCTTGGGGGTTCAAGGCCACTTCTAATGTTGTCAAAGTGACTTTCCACAACCCTGGAGTTCAAGAAGATCCAGCTTGTGGGCCACTTTTGGATGCCATTGCTATCAGGGAGTTCTACCCTCCAATGCCTACTAGAG TTAACTTGGTGAAAAATCCTGGCTTTGAGGAGGGTCCATTCCCCATTTTCAACTCTACCAACGGTGTTCTGCTCCCTCCTCAACAACAAGATGGGTTCTCCCCACTTCCTGGTTGGATCATTGAGTCCCTCAAGGCTGTGAAGTTCATTGATTCAAAGCATTTCAATGTCCCATTTGGGCTGGGGGCAGTGGAGCTTGTGGCAGGCAGGGAAAGTGCCATTGCCCAAGTCATCAGAACAGATACCAACAAAGTCTACAACATCACATTTTCAGTTGGAGATGCCAAAAATGGGTGCAATGGATCCATGATGGTTGAAGCATTTGCTGCTAAAGATACCTTCAAAGTTCCCTTCAAATCTGAAGGAAAGGGCACATTCAGGACTGTGAGTTTCAAGTTCAAAGCTATTGCAAAGAGAACAAGACTCACTTTCTACAGCTCCTTCTATCATACCAGAAGTGATGATTATGGTTCTCTTTGTGGCCCTGTTATTGATCAAGTCATAGTGTTCCCTGTTGCCTAA